One genomic region from Rosa rugosa chromosome 1, drRosRugo1.1, whole genome shotgun sequence encodes:
- the LOC133720233 gene encoding probable disease resistance protein At5g66900 has product MEVVATIVGAALGAAFQQLFDGVIKANRKATTFNSVFRDLNFTLQSYQELVKGIEQVENFQPLQGLDGFKTKMEEGIQLVDKCSNIHPLQLKMNFFKKKKYVGKLRALDGSLKQLFLILKWQVDNNLMNRVSNLQTTVDRIDRNVVAQNRTDRCVVPNPPSFTVGLDEPLKDLKMKFLNDDRVSMLVLAAPGGCGKTTLAQMFCQDEEVKEKFNRNIFFVTVSEKPNLDRIVAELYQSTGSQVPAFQNEANALCWLQNFLTKTGQNPLLLVLDDVWDGSSESLLLDKCHEFKNPNYKILVTSRFHFPRFRSSYELSPLNDEDAMSLFLDTTSLEDSEFVIPTDLVKKTVKLCKGFPLAISVIGRALCNQPAEIWERRVIELSKGSSILDSEKLLLDRLQSSLDALGKEVALVKECFIDLSSFPEDQRIPAATLIDMWSELYGLDLDSLSVAFLHDLSTRSLANLIVIRNAKVDANGYYNEHFVTQHDILRSLAIHQTGHDPTGHSKRLNIDICKDDIPKWWSEHKQKPKKTRLLSISTDGAFSSKWHNMHLPKAEVLVLNFQTKNYAFPKFRKMSKSLKVLIVTNYGVIPAEVSNFTSLGSLSELKRIRLERISVPSITKNSIQLNSLQKISLFMCNIGLAFSNPSFEFFKAFPSIKEINIDYCSDMVVLPADIRLLIHLKTLSITNCHKLSTLPAMIGKLVNLEVLRLRSCTALSDLPSSVRKLEKLKVLDISNCYSIKELPEHIGEMCCLEKLNMRQCSRLQELPESILDLQTLTDVICDGDTKGLWEPYLPRLSNHIKIRVVEEEINLDWLQMVRS; this is encoded by the exons ATGGAAGTGGTTGCCACAATTGTAGGGGCTGCTCTGGGAGCAGCGTTCCAGCAGCTCTTTGATGGTGTTATAAAGGCTAACAGAAAAGCTACAACCTTTAATTCCGTCTTCAGGGATCTCAATTTCACACTCCAGTCTTATCAAGAATTGGTTAAAGGTATAGAACAAGTTGAAAATTTTCAACCATTGCAGGGCCTAGATGGTTTCAAAACGAAGATGGAGGAGGGCATACAGCTTGTTGACAAGTGCTCCAATATTCATCCCTTGCAGTTGAAGATGAATTTcttcaaaaagaagaaatatgtTGGAAAACTTCGTGCATTGGATGGATCTCTTAAACAACTCTTCCTCATATTGAAATGGCAAGTAGACAACAATCTGATGAACAGGGTAAGCAATTTGCAGACGACGGTCGACCGAATTGATAGGAACGTGGTGGCGCAAAACCGAACTGATCGGTGCGTGGTACCTAATCCTCCGTCATTTACTGTTGGATTGGATGAGCCTTTGAAGGATTTGAAGATGAAGTTTCTAAATGATGATCGAGTGTCAATGCTTGTGCTCGCTGCTCCTGGAGGATGCGGGAAAACCACTTTGGCACAGATGTTCTGTCAAGATGAGGAAGTCAAAG AAAAATTCAATAGGAATATTTTCTTTGTCACTGTTTCGGAAAAGCCCAACTTGGACCGTATTGTAGCAGAACTGTACCAGAGCACCGGATCCCAAGTACCTGCGTTCCAGAATGAAGCAAATGCACTCTGTTGGCTGCAAAATTTTTTGACAAAAACAGGACAAAATCCTCTACTTTTGGTCTTGGATGATGTTTGGGATGGCTCTTCAGAATCCCTGCTGCTTGATAAGTGTCATGAattcaaaaatccaaattaCAAGATTTTGGTAACATCAAGATTTCATTTTCCAAGATTTCGTTCTTCATATGAATTAAGTCCGCTAAATGATGAAGATGcaatgtccctttttcttgatacaacatcgTTGGAAGATAGCGAGTTTGTTATCCCAACAGATTTGGTGAAAAAG ACTGTAAAGCTCTGTAAAGGATTTCCACTAGCCATTTCAGTGATCGGAAGAGCCCTTTGCAACCAACCAGCCGAGATCTGGGAAAGAAGAGTGATAGAATTGTCTAAAGGTTCTTCCATTCTTGATTCTGAGAAATTGTTGCTTGATAGACTACAGAGCAGCCTAGATGCCTTGGGTAAAGAAGTGGCTTTAGTCAAGGAATGTTTCATAGACCTCAGTTCATTTCCTGAAGACCAAAGAATCCCAGCTGCTACCCTCATTGATATGTGGTCAGAGTTGTATGGCCTAGATTTAGATTCTTTGTCCGTTGCTTTCCTGCATGATCTCAGCACCCGCAGTCTAGCCAATCTCATAGTCATAAG GAATGCGAAGGTGGATGCGAATGGCTACTATAATGAACACTTTGTTACCCAGCATGATATACTTAGGAGCCTGGCTATCCATCAGACTGGTCATGACCCAACAGGACATAGCAAAAGGCTGAATATAGACATATGCAAAGATGATATTCCTAAATGGTGGTCAGAACATAAGCAGAAACCCAAGAAGACTCGCTTATTATCCATCTCAACCG ATGGGGCGTTTTCATCAAAATGGCACAACATGCATCTGCCGAAAGCTGAGGTTCTGGTTTTGAATTTTCAGACAAAGAACTATGCCTTTCCCAAATTCAGGAAGATGTCGAAGTCGTTGAAGGTTCTAATAGTCACAAATTATGGTGTCATACCAGCTGAAGTGAGTAACTTTACATCATTGGGTTCTTTATCAGAGCTGAAGAGGATAAGATTAGAGCGCATTTCAGTTCCTTCCATTACCAAGAACTCCATACAGTTGAATAGTCTACAAAAGATATCTTTATTCATGTGTAACATCGGGCTAGCTTTTAGCAACCCTTCCTTCGAATTTTTTAAGGCATTCCCAAGCATTAAAGAAATCAACATTGACTATTGCAGTGATATGGTGGTATTGCCTGCTGACATCCGTCTTCTAATCCATCTAAAGACGCTCAGTATCACCAACTGTCATAAGCTATCTACCTTGCCTGCAATGATTGGAAAGCTAGTCAATTTAGAAGTTTTGAGGTTAAGGTCCTGCACAGCCTTGTCAGATTTGCCAAGTTCAGTTAGGAAACTCGAAAAACTAAAGGTTCTTGACATATCCAATTGCTACAGCATTAAGGAGTTGCCTGAACACATTGGCGAAATGTGCTGCTTAGAAAAGCTCAACATGAGGCAGTGCTCGAGATTGCAAGAGCTGCCTGAATCAATTTTGGATCTTCAAACGTTAACTGATGTGATATGTGATGGGGATACAAAAGGGTTATGGGAACCTTACTTGCCCCGTCTCAGCAACCACATAAAGATAAGGGTGGTCGAAGAGGAAATCAACCTAGATTGGCTTCAAATGGTTCGCTCTTGA